Proteins encoded within one genomic window of Hahella chejuensis KCTC 2396:
- a CDS encoding OmpA family protein → MGITSPVYLLADDSVSIELIGHTDQRGENDANQRLAQARAKAVAAFLAQGAHPYLGRGRRTDICCRTLSISVRQCSIVHQRSVAACVPPYGFIPLP, encoded by the coding sequence ATCGGGATTACCTCACCCGTTTATCTGCTGGCAGACGACTCGGTATCTATCGAGCTGATTGGACACACGGACCAGCGTGGCGAAAACGACGCCAACCAGCGTCTGGCCCAAGCCCGCGCCAAGGCAGTGGCGGCGTTTCTTGCGCAAGGCGCGCATCCTTATCTGGGCCGAGGACGAAGAACAGACATTTGTTGCAGGACGCTATCCATCTCAGTAAGGCAGTGTTCCATTGTTCATCAACGAAGCGTTGCGGCATGTGTCCCACCTTATGGGTTCATCCCTCTCCCTTAG